In a single window of the Megalobrama amblycephala isolate DHTTF-2021 linkage group LG3, ASM1881202v1, whole genome shotgun sequence genome:
- the LOC125264575 gene encoding bcl2-associated agonist of cell death-like: MAQMFSISDNESETSEDREDSDQTEHNSGLPQRKQLLTVPDSLKGEQLGRQRNLSMNEEALLETGAAEEGDFRPRSRSAPPALWAAKKYGRQLRRMSDEFDILLDKGMKRVKSAGTARQMQQSPSWLAFLWSHKESDAESRPAE; encoded by the exons ATGGCACAAATGTTCAGTATCTCTGACAATGAGTCAGAGACATCAGAAGACCGTGAGGACTCCGACCAGACAGAACATAACAGTGGATTGCCGCAGAGAAAGCAGCTCCTCACTGTACCTGATAGCCTGAAAG GCGAGCAACTGGGCAGACAGAGAAATCTCTCGATGAACGAAGAGGCTCTGCTGGAGACCGGGGCAGCAGAGGAAGGCGATTTCAGGCCTAGATCTCGCTCTGCTCCTCCTGCTCTGTGGGCTGCTAAGAAATATGGCCGACAGCTAAGGAGAATGAGCGATGAGTTTGACATCCTCCTTGATAAAGGG ATGAAGAGGGTGAAGAGTGCAGGAACAGCACGTCAGATGCAGCAATCACCCAGCTGGTTGGCCTTCCTTTGGAGTCACAAAGAGTCTGATGCTGAGTCGCGCCCTGCAGAGTGA
- the LOC125264027 gene encoding LOW QUALITY PROTEIN: bcl2-associated agonist of cell death-like (The sequence of the model RefSeq protein was modified relative to this genomic sequence to represent the inferred CDS: substituted 1 base at 1 genomic stop codon) translates to MKQYHIIVGEQLGRQRNLLMNEDMLEAGTAEEGEFRPRSRSAPPALWAAKKYGXQLRRMSDEFDILLDKGMKRVKSAGTARQMQQSPSWLAFLWSHKESDAESRPAE, encoded by the exons ATGAA GCAATATCACATCATTGTAGGCGAGCAACTGGGTAGACAGAGAAATCTCTTGATGAATGAGGATATGCTGGAGGCTGGGACAGCAGAGGAAGGCGAGTTCAGGCCTAGATCTCGCTCTGCTCCTCCTGCTCTGTGGGCTGCTAAGAAATATGGCTGACAGCTAAGGAGAATGAGCGATGAGTTTGACATCCTCCTTGATAAAGGG ATGAAGAGGGTGAAGAGCGCAGGAACAGCACGTCAGATGCAGCAATCACCCAGCTGGTTGGCCTTCCTTTGGAGCCACAAAGAGTCTGATGCTGAGTCGCGCCCTGCAGAGTGA
- the LOC125264574 gene encoding membrane-anchored junction protein isoform X1, translating into MSIQAFSFPVPETRFFQAGKQVFKFKIRRGEMSSIDEEDMLDGMLVTEELENAVRAVLANLDGLHPFTTQNFVIFPYKSKWEQVSKMRFMKKGVKLSPYPFLITLYVEYREPAFQCTVTNTNSWNTPKSTSKSPRCSSEPMRTDQTTAMDHPEEGTMSQHKQNKLTTENSQSFQESPCSANGAEAMVCGSEIHADSDVNCLPAPGVHDDAPESSDPNSPTGQNVGIITRMASSLFPFSLFFRKSPAN; encoded by the exons ATGTCAATCCAGGCCTTTTCCTTTCCTGTACCTGAGACCAGATTTTTTCAGGCTGGAAAACAAGTCTTCAAATTCAAGATAAGACGAGGAGAAATGAGCAG CATTGATGAGGAGGACATGCTGGATGGGATGCTAGTCACTGAGGAGCTGGAG AATGCTGTGCGTGCAGTACTTGCAAACCTGGATGGTCTTCACCCCTTCACAACCCAGAATTTCGTCATTTTTCCCT ataaaagtaaatggGAACAAGTGTCCAAAATGAGGTTCATGAAGAAGGGTGTAAAACTGTCTCCGTACCCCTTCCTTATTACACTGTATGTGGAGTATCGTGAACCAGCCTTTCAGTGCACAG TGACAAATACCAATTCCTGGAACACACCG AAGTCTACATCGAAAAGTCCACGGTGTTCTAGCGAGCCAATGAGGACAGACCAAACCACTGCAATGGATCATCCAGAAGAGGGCACTATGAGCCAACACAAGCAGAACAAACTAACCACAGAAAACTCTCAGAGCTTTCA GGAGTCCCCTTGCTCGGCCAATGGTGCAGAAGCAATGGTTTGTGGCAGTGAG ATTCATGCTGATTCAGATGTGAATTGTCTACCAGCACCAGGTGTGCATGATG ATGCCCCTGAAAGTTCTGACCCAAATTCACCAACTGGACAGAATGTCGGCATCATTACTAGAATGGCCAG CTCACTGTTTCCCTTCTCTCTGTTCTTCCGTAAGAGTCCTGCAAATTAA
- the LOC125264574 gene encoding membrane-anchored junction protein isoform X3 has translation MSIQAFSFPVPETRFFQAGKQVFKFKIRRGEMSSIDEEDMLDGMLVTEELENAVRAVLANLDGLHPFTTQNFVIFPYKSKWEQVSKMRFMKKGVKLSPYPFLITLYVEYREPAFQCTVTNTNSWNTPKSTSKSPRCSSEPMRTDQTTAMDHPEEGTMSQHKQNKLTTENSQSFQESPCSANGAEAMVCGSEIHADSDVNCLPAPGVHDAHCFPSLCSSVRVLQIKKFKPSFLDTYGSPTCFY, from the exons ATGTCAATCCAGGCCTTTTCCTTTCCTGTACCTGAGACCAGATTTTTTCAGGCTGGAAAACAAGTCTTCAAATTCAAGATAAGACGAGGAGAAATGAGCAG CATTGATGAGGAGGACATGCTGGATGGGATGCTAGTCACTGAGGAGCTGGAG AATGCTGTGCGTGCAGTACTTGCAAACCTGGATGGTCTTCACCCCTTCACAACCCAGAATTTCGTCATTTTTCCCT ataaaagtaaatggGAACAAGTGTCCAAAATGAGGTTCATGAAGAAGGGTGTAAAACTGTCTCCGTACCCCTTCCTTATTACACTGTATGTGGAGTATCGTGAACCAGCCTTTCAGTGCACAG TGACAAATACCAATTCCTGGAACACACCG AAGTCTACATCGAAAAGTCCACGGTGTTCTAGCGAGCCAATGAGGACAGACCAAACCACTGCAATGGATCATCCAGAAGAGGGCACTATGAGCCAACACAAGCAGAACAAACTAACCACAGAAAACTCTCAGAGCTTTCA GGAGTCCCCTTGCTCGGCCAATGGTGCAGAAGCAATGGTTTGTGGCAGTGAG ATTCATGCTGATTCAGATGTGAATTGTCTACCAGCACCAGGTGTGCATGATG CTCACTGTTTCCCTTCTCTCTGTTCTTCCGTAAGAGTCCTGCAAATTAAAAAGTTCAAACCATCATTCCTTGACACTTACGGATCTCCGACctgtttttattaa
- the LOC125264574 gene encoding membrane-anchored junction protein isoform X2 produces MSIQAFSFPVPETRFFQAGKQVFKFKIRRGEMSSIDEEDMLDGMLVTEELENAVRAVLANLDGLHPFTTQNFVIFPYKSKWEQVSKMRFMKKGVKLSPYPFLITLYVEYREPAFQCTVTNTNSWNTPKSTSKSPRCSSEPMRTDQTTAMDHPEEGTMSQHKQNKLTTENSQSFQESPCSANGAEAMVCGSEIHADSDVNCLPAPDAPESSDPNSPTGQNVGIITRMASSLFPFSLFFRKSPAN; encoded by the exons ATGTCAATCCAGGCCTTTTCCTTTCCTGTACCTGAGACCAGATTTTTTCAGGCTGGAAAACAAGTCTTCAAATTCAAGATAAGACGAGGAGAAATGAGCAG CATTGATGAGGAGGACATGCTGGATGGGATGCTAGTCACTGAGGAGCTGGAG AATGCTGTGCGTGCAGTACTTGCAAACCTGGATGGTCTTCACCCCTTCACAACCCAGAATTTCGTCATTTTTCCCT ataaaagtaaatggGAACAAGTGTCCAAAATGAGGTTCATGAAGAAGGGTGTAAAACTGTCTCCGTACCCCTTCCTTATTACACTGTATGTGGAGTATCGTGAACCAGCCTTTCAGTGCACAG TGACAAATACCAATTCCTGGAACACACCG AAGTCTACATCGAAAAGTCCACGGTGTTCTAGCGAGCCAATGAGGACAGACCAAACCACTGCAATGGATCATCCAGAAGAGGGCACTATGAGCCAACACAAGCAGAACAAACTAACCACAGAAAACTCTCAGAGCTTTCA GGAGTCCCCTTGCTCGGCCAATGGTGCAGAAGCAATGGTTTGTGGCAGTGAG ATTCATGCTGATTCAGATGTGAATTGTCTACCAGCACCAG ATGCCCCTGAAAGTTCTGACCCAAATTCACCAACTGGACAGAATGTCGGCATCATTACTAGAATGGCCAG CTCACTGTTTCCCTTCTCTCTGTTCTTCCGTAAGAGTCCTGCAAATTAA
- the LOC125264572 gene encoding glyoxal reductase-like, with the protein MTDSQPSVLLNTGTRMPLLGLGTYGLQGQEDTYNAVDAALRAGYRAFDTAAVYRNEAHVGHALRSLLPKHGLSREDVFVISKLGPKDQGSKARDGCLKSLEQLGLGYIDLYLIHWPGTEGLQVGDKRNPENRAESWAVLEEFYLKGTFRAIGVSNYTVAHMQELLKSCKVPPAVLQVEFHPKLVQKDLRALCKERGVCFQAYSSLGTGLLLSDHVVLDLAKEYGRTPAQVLLKWAVQQNVPVLPKSCQPDRVEENGRLFDFEISEKDMERLFALDSGERFDCWDPTQVS; encoded by the coding sequence ATGACTGACTCTCAGCCATCTGTGCTTCTCAACACTGGGACTCGGATGCCTCTATTGGGACTGGGCACTTACGGTTTGCAGGGTCAAGAGGACACTTACAATGCTGTGGATGCAGCTTTGAGAGCTGGTTACCGTGCCTTTGACACTGCTGCAGTGTACCGCAATGAGGCACATGTAGGTCACGCCCTCCGTAGCCTGCTGCCCAAGCATGGCCTCTCACGAGAAGATGTTTTCGTTATAAGTAAACTGGGTCCCAAAGACCAGGGCTCCAAAGCCAGGGATGGTTGCCTGAAGAGCCTGGAGCAGTTGGGATTGGGCTACATTGACCTATATCTTATTCATTGGCCAGGCACAGAGGGGCTGCAAGTGGGGGATAAACGAAACCCTGAAAACCGTGCTGAAAGCTGGGCGGTTTTGGAGGAGTTCTACTTAAAAGGAACATTTCGGGCCATTGGGGTGTCTAATTACACAGTAGCACACATGCAGGAGCTGCTGAAGAGCTGTAAAGTGCCCCCAGCAGTTCTTCAGGTAGAGTTCCACCCAAAGCTGGTCCAAAAGGACCTGAGGGCACTTTGTAAGGAAAGAGGGGTGTGTTTTCAGGCATACTCATCTCTTGGAACAGGTCTTCTGCTATCAGACCACGTGGTTCTGGATTTAGCTAAAGAGTACGGAAGGACACCAGCCCAAGTGTTGCTGAAGTGGGCTGTACAACAGAACGTTCCAGTACTGCCAAAATCATGTCAGCCAGACCGTGTGGAGGAGAATGGGCGTCTGTTTGACTTTGAGATTAGCGAGAAGGATATGGAAAGACTCTTTGCTCTTGATAGTGGGGAGAGGTTTGATTGCTGGGATCCAACACAAGTGTCTTAA
- the LOC125264573 gene encoding glyoxal reductase-like, whose product MTDSQPSVLLNTGTRMPLLGLGTFRLQGQEDTYNAVDAALRAGYRAFDTAAVYRNEAHVGHALRSLLPKHGLSREDVFVTSKLGPKDQGSKARDGCLRSLEQLGLGYIDLYLIHWPGTQGLQVGDKRNPENRAESWAVLEEFYLKGTFRAIGVSNYTVAHMQELLKSCKVPPAVLQVEFHPKLVQKDLRALCKERGVCFQAYSSLGTGLLLSDHVVLDLAKEYGRTPAQVLLKWAVQQNVPVLPKSCQPDRVEENGRLFDFEISEKDMERLFALDSGEKFCWDPTQVS is encoded by the coding sequence ATGACTGACTCTCAGCCATCTGTGCTTCTCAACACTGGGACTCGGATGCCTCTATTGGGACTGGGCACTTTCCGTTTGCAGGGTCAAGAGGACACTTACAATGCTGTGGATGCAGCTTTGAGAGCTGGTTACCGTGCCTTTGACACTGCTGCAGTGTACCGCAATGAGGCACATGTAGGTCACGCCCTCCGTAGCCTGCTGCCCAAGCATGGCCTCTCACGAGAAGATGTTTTCGTTACAAGTAAACTGGGTCCCAAAGACCAGGGCTCCAAAGCCAGGGATGGTTGCCTGAGGAGCCTGGAGCAGTTGGGATTGGGCTACATTGACCTATATCTTATTCATTGGCCAGGCACACAGGGGCTGCAAGTGGGGGATAAACGAAACCCTGAAAACCGTGCTGAAAGCTGGGCGGTTTTGGAGGAGTTCTACTTAAAAGGAACATTTCGGGCCATTGGGGTGTCTAATTACACAGTAGCACACATGCAGGAGCTGCTGAAGAGCTGTAAAGTGCCCCCAGCAGTTCTTCAGGTAGAGTTCCACCCAAAGCTGGTCCAAAAGGACCTGAGGGCACTTTGTAAGGAAAGAGGGGTGTGTTTTCAGGCATACTCATCTCTTGGAACAGGGCTTCTGCTATCAGACCACGTGGTTCTGGATTTAGCTAAAGAGTACGGAAGGACACCAGCCCAAGTGTTGCTGAAGTGGGCTGTACAACAGAACGTTCCAGTACTGCCAAAATCATGTCAGCCAGACCGTGTGGAGGAGAATGGGCGTCTGTTTGACTTTGAGATTAGCGAGAAGGATATGGAAAGACTCTTTGCTCTTGATAGTGGGGAGAAGTTCTGCTGGGATCCAACACAAGTGTCttaa